AGCCTTTTTTGAAAGAACAACCAAATTTCTGTGAACTGCACACAAAACCATAAAAGATTTGGACTGAGACTCATAGGCGTGTTTTCACTCACACACACCCAATGGTGTCATGATTTAACAACTTGTACATAAACAAGCTTTTTTGGGAACCATTATTGGAGATGATCAGGAAAGATTTCCAGCAGTTATAAGCAGAATTTATTTCAACTTGTAAAATGCAAGTTAAAAATCCTGAGCTCTCACACTGGTTAGTTTTCCTAGTAATCTTTCCATGTTTCTAGTCAGGGTGAATATTTGTGCCCAGTAGATTTATTTAAGACTTCATTTGCAGGCGTTGTTTCTCTTTGCAATATCCCCACCCAGGTTTTTACTAcattttgtaagccacctcaggcaggttcctaggaaaggtggcatagaattttcttaataaattgGGCTGAACTTTTAAAACTTCTATGCCAGCTGTTATTCAGATTTAGAGGCAAACTTTTGTACCTATACCCAAGCTGCCCACATTTTCCTTAATGGTATTGTGAAGGTTGAAATGACTTTTTATTGTTCAATCACAAATGAAACTGTATTACCTTTTTGCAGCTCTCAATGCCAAAACAGTGTAAAGAGAAGTTTTAAACATGTGCATTCTTCTATGATTTTATATATTTACAGTACATCTTTCTtacttggactcaaggtggattatactTAGTGAGTCAATACCAGAATTATGGCAAATGTTGCCATATGATTAAATGATTTGTAGTTTGACTAATAACTGTATTATTAACCTATGCATGatgaaagggagctttgactcttgaaagctcaaaactctgaaaatcttggtctctaaggtgcatcTGGACTCATATCTGAACAGAAAAATACAGCTACACTCTGAAACTAACCTATTTATGTAGCCATTTGCTTTCTTACccccaaactatgcaaaactcTATAATAGTTTAAAGCTAAACTATCTAATCTTGCGAAATAACTGCAGCAGACATTTCTTTTTCAGGCTCAGGGCACAGAAGTCATGATGTCCTGCACATAACCCTAGCTTGGGCACAGCAAAGCTGCCCAAGTTGGCAACATACCATTATTACATTTTGCTCCATTATGTCAGAGAACAGTGAAGGTTATTAGCGAAACAAGGTTAAAGAAAGTGTTTCTAGTACTAATATTAGGTTACTCCCATGTATTCCTTTGCTGTGCTCTGAAGCCTCCCTGAactgtagaacaaagcaagatgTTTTTACTATTCTTGACACTTGTGGAAAAACAAACACTGGGGAGTATATTCATTCAACATTTAATGCTGCAGTTTGACACTCTATTTGGCAGCATGGCTTCAACTGCTGAGGTGTTGATAATTCTAGAACAGGCAAATCTCTGccccggggggtggggtggagggaggaagCTTGCTTTGCAGCAGCACAACTGTAGCCGAGCTGGAACATGGAAGCTGGACTACAAAGCTGCCACTTCCAATGGCTCTTTTGTGGGCAGCCTCTAAAATGAGTCTCTTTTTCTGAAGTACTGAGCTCACTGTTGCAATTCATTTTAAGACTTAAGTAGCGCCGAAGAGTAAGCAGTGCCAAGTTTTTTTACCAGTTTAGTTACAAAGTGAGGAAGCACAACAAAAGGTAGTTATGCTGAAGTTACAGTCAGTAATATTAAGGATATTAATGTTAAGAGCCctgcggtgcagagtggtaaagctgcagtactgcagtcggagccctatgctcatgacctgagtttgatcccagcagaagttggttcaggtagccagctccaggttgactcagccttccatctttccaaggtcggtaaaatgagtatgcagcttgcagaggggaaagtgtagataactggggaaggcaatggcaaaccaacccgtaaaaagtctgccgtgaaaatgttgtgaaagcaacgtcaccccagagtcaaaaacgactggtgctggcacaggagactacctttacctttttaaacccaTGTTACACTTAGCACAGCTATGAAAATTAATTTGGGCCACGTCAGCCATTCATAGAGGAATTTAAACAACATCCAAACATTACAACACGTGGattcaatttttttatttatacaaaacaaaattttaagtAACAATAGACAGTCCAGTGCCTGATCTTCCATCTCGCATTCCATACACCTCTGTATTCAGTTTACAGTCCAATCTCAAATGACCTTATCAGTGGAGGCTATGACGTTTCCATCTTGTAGCCGTGTTTTTCTAATTCAGCTCTGTAAAGACAAGCCACCGCCCAACATGTATTAAACCACCATGCAAAATATTGGATGCCTGACTTCATTTAACACTAAACACAGTATGAATGTAAACTCTTACAGTGCATTGTAATTACTCATCCTTCAATCTTAAAAGATGATTTTAAACAAAGAATATAACTGCATAAGAAAAGTTTCAATAGGATTTTATACTATGTTCAATTTTTCCTGGGACTCAGTTTCCAGGACAGCCAGCCAACACAGATCTAAGAACAAAGTGCTACATAAACTGTGCACTAGGGCTCTGTCTTCTTCATTTTGAAGAGCTACTCATCTTTCAAGGTAAGAAGGAGAGACGTTTCCAAGCACAATACCAAAAGAGCAGGAATAAGCATGTGCAGTGATAGAGCACCTGTATGCCTTAATCTGTACACCGAAACACAGAAGTTGAACTGTTTTGCCACATGAAGCAACTGAAATACGGCTAAGTCCTTAAGTaccatcccctcctcctcctgatttGCCTGCCATGTTTTCTGAAATTCTAGATGAGAAGGTGAACCTGGTCTGAAACAGTTTTTCAGATGGCAAGATTTACTTCATAGTCAACTAGGGATGGTCAGTTTAACCCAACGAGAAatgctgttctctcaagggcatTCCACAGCATGGTTAAACATCAGTGTGGTGACACAAACATTTACCACTTATTCTTCTGTAATAAAACCTCATTTTATGCTGAGCATGGAGCTTTGTTAGATCTGGCTCTTAATTTAGGGATTCCAGCCTGCaccatttttgttttaattgtttgcatGTACTGAAAGTTTTCAAGTGACCTTAGCTGATTGGAGAAGTCATCCTCAACATTGTCATCATCCCAGTTGTCCTCCCACACATGtgcatcttcatcttcatctaaaCCAGCCCAATCTGAAAAAAAGATGCAGAACAAGTTTATTCTATACTCCATACTGTTGAAAATCAGTAAAACATTTCAGAAATAACAGAGGCCTCAATTCTTTTAAACTTAAGAATCAAATGTGCAGCAGGGTGTATTTTAATGCAAACGAACCACAACATTGCAACAATTAATGCCGGGAGTTAAAAATCCAAAGAGACAAGTGTTTCTGGATTAAGATGTGTTTGTTGCATTTATTTTTTCATATCATCCCTACAT
This portion of the Heteronotia binoei isolate CCM8104 ecotype False Entrance Well chromosome 10, APGP_CSIRO_Hbin_v1, whole genome shotgun sequence genome encodes:
- the SEM1 gene encoding 26S proteasome complex subunit SEM1 produces the protein MMSEKKQPVDLGLLEEDDEFEEFPAEDWAGLDEDEDAHVWEDNWDDDNVEDDFSNQLRAELEKHGYKMETS